One Physeter macrocephalus isolate SW-GA chromosome 19, ASM283717v5, whole genome shotgun sequence genomic window carries:
- the INO80C gene encoding INO80 complex subunit C gives MAAQIPIVATTSTPGIARNSKKRPASPFHNGSSAGGYTASKKKKVTASGFAQGISVEGVSENKMVPSDFSTGPLEKAAKPLPFKDPNFVHSGHGGAAAGKKNRTWKNLKQILASERALPWQLNDPNYFSIDAPPSFKPAKKYSDVSGLLASYTDPQSKLRFSTIEEFSYIRRLPSDVVTGYLALRKATSIVP, from the exons ATGGCGGCTCAAATTCCAATTGTGGCCACCACTTCCACCCCGGGGATAGCCCGGAACAGCAAGAAGAGGCCGGCCAGTCCTTTCCACAACGGCAGCAGCGCCGGGGGTTATACCGCCAGTAAGAAGAAAAAGGTGACCGCCTCTGGCTTTGCGCAG GGTATCAGCGTGGAAGGCGTGAGTGAGAATAAAATGGTGCCCTCTGATTTTAGCACAGGACCTCTTGAAAAAGCTGCCAAACCTTTGCCATTTAAGGATCCCAACTTTGTG CACTCTGGCCATGGTGGTGCAGCGGCTGGCAAGAAGAATAGAACCTGGAAGAACCTGAAACAGATTCTGGCTTCTGAAAGGGCACTGCCATGGCAACTGAACGATCCTAACT acttCAGTATTGATGCTCCTCCATCCTTTAAACCAGCTAAGAAGTATTCTGATGTTTCAGGTCTTCTT GCCAGCTACACTGACCCCCAGAGCAAGCTGCGCTTCAGCACCATCGAAGAGTTTTCCTACATTCGGCGGCTGCCGTCCGACGTGGTCACAGGCTATCTGGCCCTGAGGAAGGCCACGAGCATCGTTCCCTGA